The following proteins are co-located in the Micromonospora viridifaciens genome:
- a CDS encoding geranylgeranyl reductase family protein codes for MTAVENDADVIVVGAGPGGSATAYHLARHGVRVLLLEKTEFPREKVCGDGLTPRAVRQLVRMGVDTSPEAGWLHNRGLRVIGGGVRLELDWPDLASFPNYGLVRTRLDFDDLLAQRAVAAGAKLRTSVNVTGPVLDADDRVIGVQAEVGPDKEPATFHAPLVVAADGVSGRFPLALGLAKREDRPIGVAVRRYYRSPAKHDDNYLESWLELRAKGSDALLPGYGWIFGLGDGRVNVGLGVLNSSAAFGKTNYRRLLTDWLANTPEDWGMTDEANAEGSILGAALPMGFNRVPHYTRNVLLVGDSGGMVNPFNGEGIAYAMESGELAAEVAVQALARPAGAERERALQAYPQELKARFGGYYRLGGIFVKLIGRPEIMRLATKHGMPHPMLMRFVLKLLANLTDPRGGDAMDRVINAMTKVAPAV; via the coding sequence ATGACGGCGGTGGAGAACGACGCCGACGTGATCGTCGTGGGCGCCGGTCCCGGCGGATCGGCAACGGCGTACCACCTGGCTCGGCACGGCGTACGCGTGCTGCTGCTGGAGAAGACCGAGTTTCCCCGGGAGAAGGTCTGCGGCGACGGGCTGACCCCCCGGGCCGTACGGCAGCTCGTCCGGATGGGTGTGGACACCTCGCCCGAGGCGGGCTGGCTGCACAACCGGGGCCTCCGGGTGATCGGTGGCGGGGTACGCCTGGAGCTGGACTGGCCCGACCTGGCCAGCTTCCCCAACTACGGCCTGGTCCGGACCCGGCTCGACTTCGACGACCTGCTCGCCCAGCGGGCCGTCGCCGCCGGGGCGAAGCTGCGGACCAGCGTGAACGTGACCGGCCCGGTGCTCGACGCCGACGACCGGGTGATCGGTGTGCAGGCCGAGGTGGGTCCGGACAAGGAGCCCGCCACCTTCCACGCCCCGCTGGTGGTCGCCGCGGACGGCGTCTCCGGCCGCTTCCCGCTCGCCCTCGGCCTGGCCAAGCGCGAGGACCGGCCGATCGGCGTGGCGGTCCGCCGCTACTACCGCTCGCCCGCCAAGCACGACGACAACTACCTCGAGTCCTGGTTGGAGCTGCGGGCCAAGGGCAGCGACGCGCTGCTCCCCGGCTACGGCTGGATCTTCGGCCTCGGCGACGGCCGGGTCAACGTCGGCCTGGGCGTGCTCAACTCCTCGGCCGCCTTCGGCAAGACCAACTACCGGCGGCTGCTCACCGACTGGCTGGCCAACACCCCCGAGGACTGGGGGATGACCGACGAGGCCAACGCGGAGGGCTCGATCCTCGGCGCCGCGCTGCCGATGGGCTTCAACCGGGTGCCGCACTACACCCGCAACGTGCTGCTGGTCGGTGACTCCGGCGGCATGGTCAACCCGTTCAACGGCGAGGGCATCGCGTACGCGATGGAGTCCGGCGAGCTGGCCGCCGAGGTGGCGGTGCAGGCGCTTGCGCGGCCGGCCGGCGCCGAGCGGGAGCGGGCTCTGCAGGCGTACCCGCAGGAGCTGAAGGCCCGCTTCGGCGGCTACTACCGGCTCGGCGGGATCTTCGTGAAGCTGATCGGTCGCCCGGAGATCATGCGGCTGGCCACCAAGCACGGCATGCCGCACCCGATGCTGATGCGCTTCGTGCTCAAGCTGCTGGCCAACCTGACCGACCCCCGGGGTGGGGACGCGATGGACCGGGTCATCAACGCGATGACGAAGGTGGCACCAGCGGTCTAG
- a CDS encoding demethylmenaquinone methyltransferase → MSRTPQGQRASLEKQPHEVAAMFDGVAARYDLTNTVLSFGQDRFWRRATRAALGLRPGERVLDVGAGTGVSTEELAHSGAYAVGADLSLGMLYAGKRTRPQVPLLAGDALRLPFADASFDAVTISFALRNVNDTDAALREFARVTRPGGRLVVCEFSTPVNPAFRTVYLSYLMRSLPAVARAVSSNPDAYVYLAESIRAWPDQPALAARIGAAGWSRVAWRNLTGGIVALHRAVRD, encoded by the coding sequence ATGAGCCGTACCCCGCAGGGCCAGCGCGCCAGCCTGGAGAAGCAGCCGCACGAGGTCGCCGCGATGTTCGACGGCGTCGCCGCCCGCTACGACCTGACCAACACCGTCCTCTCCTTCGGGCAGGACCGGTTCTGGCGGCGGGCCACCCGCGCGGCGCTCGGGCTGCGCCCCGGCGAGCGGGTGCTGGACGTGGGCGCCGGCACCGGCGTCTCGACCGAGGAGCTGGCCCACTCCGGGGCGTACGCGGTGGGGGCCGACCTGTCGCTCGGCATGCTGTACGCCGGCAAGCGCACCCGCCCGCAGGTGCCGCTGCTGGCCGGTGACGCCCTGCGGCTGCCGTTCGCCGACGCCAGCTTCGACGCGGTGACCATCTCCTTCGCGCTGCGAAACGTGAACGACACCGACGCGGCGCTGCGCGAGTTCGCCCGGGTGACGCGGCCGGGCGGCCGGCTGGTGGTCTGCGAGTTCAGCACCCCGGTCAATCCCGCCTTCCGGACGGTCTACCTGTCGTACCTGATGCGGTCGCTGCCGGCGGTGGCGCGGGCGGTCTCCAGCAACCCCGACGCGTACGTCTACCTGGCCGAGTCGATCCGGGCCTGGCCGGATCAGCCGGCGCTCGCCGCGCGGATCGGCGCCGCGGGGTGGAGCCGGGTGGCCTGGCGCAACCTGACCGGGGGCATCGTCGCGCTGCACCGCGCGGTGCGGGACTGA
- a CDS encoding LPXTG cell wall anchor domain-containing protein, with translation MTFFHRAALARAGAAAVLAVGGLTAVSSPAHAADLPDLVLMPISTSLAKGVEAAQAKPFKFTVRNVGTATAKDVSVRVKTDRLKPKRVGYVVPDGCQVVADQIYDCRLGDLPAGTSEDFGIPLFSTGGKGDGGVLTVGVATTSPEPNPADEFVDVPIQVTSPGYDLTAWAQDIQDNVVVDGARQDEPDLKPVRPGVTVPLDWAVYNDGSKPATGVFYGITLPAGVSFVDLPESCVRQEILGKAQALCEDDGAVVKPGQYYTADVKVRVGTEVTEPVLHEGDLFAYGLDRAEGQPEETPRVATSAQRKAFTEVDGLDNHTTFEAFVDLSTEPSPDPSGTPTSTPTPTPTGTAQPSPSGQPSVTPTSTPTPGGGSGGGSGDGGGLPVTGMQVGLIGGIGAAVLLAGGALLFLSRRRRVVLVPPGDETSGD, from the coding sequence ATGACCTTCTTCCACCGCGCCGCGCTGGCGCGGGCCGGCGCCGCGGCCGTGCTCGCGGTCGGCGGGCTGACCGCGGTCAGCAGCCCGGCCCACGCGGCCGACCTGCCCGACCTCGTCCTCATGCCGATCAGCACCAGCCTGGCGAAGGGCGTCGAGGCGGCCCAGGCCAAGCCGTTCAAGTTCACGGTCAGAAACGTCGGCACGGCCACGGCGAAGGACGTCAGCGTCCGCGTCAAGACCGACCGGCTCAAGCCCAAGCGCGTCGGCTACGTGGTGCCGGACGGCTGCCAGGTCGTGGCGGACCAGATCTACGACTGCCGCCTGGGCGACCTGCCCGCCGGCACCAGCGAGGACTTCGGCATCCCGCTGTTCAGCACGGGCGGCAAGGGTGACGGCGGCGTGCTGACCGTCGGCGTCGCCACCACCAGCCCCGAGCCGAACCCCGCCGACGAATTCGTCGACGTGCCGATCCAGGTCACCAGCCCCGGCTACGACCTCACCGCCTGGGCGCAGGACATCCAGGACAACGTGGTGGTCGACGGCGCCCGGCAGGACGAGCCCGACCTGAAGCCGGTCCGACCCGGCGTGACGGTGCCGCTGGACTGGGCGGTCTACAACGACGGCAGCAAGCCGGCCACCGGCGTCTTCTACGGCATCACCCTGCCGGCCGGGGTCAGTTTCGTCGACCTGCCGGAGAGCTGCGTGCGGCAGGAGATCCTCGGCAAGGCGCAGGCGCTCTGCGAGGATGACGGCGCGGTGGTCAAGCCGGGCCAGTACTACACCGCCGACGTCAAGGTCCGGGTCGGCACCGAGGTCACCGAGCCGGTGCTGCACGAGGGCGATCTCTTCGCGTACGGGTTGGACCGCGCCGAGGGGCAGCCGGAGGAGACGCCCCGGGTGGCCACCAGTGCGCAGCGGAAGGCCTTCACGGAGGTCGACGGGCTGGACAACCACACCACCTTCGAGGCCTTCGTCGACCTGTCGACCGAGCCGAGCCCGGACCCGAGCGGCACGCCGACGTCCACGCCGACTCCCACGCCGACCGGTACGGCGCAGCCGAGCCCGAGCGGCCAGCCGAGCGTGACCCCGACGTCGACCCCGACCCCGGGCGGCGGCAGCGGCGGCGGGTCCGGCGACGGCGGTGGCCTGCCGGTGACCGGCATGCAGGTCGGGCTGATCGGCGGGATCGGCGCGGCCGTGCTGCTGGCCGGCGGAGCGCTGCTGTTCCTGTCGCGCCGGCGCCGGGTGGTGCTGGTGCCGCCGGGCGACGAGACGTCCGGCGACTGA
- the mqnC gene encoding cyclic dehypoxanthinyl futalosine synthase — protein sequence MTVSREIDDILQRGADGGRITPEEALLLYTEAPFHALGEAADAVRRRRYPDNIVTYLIDRNINYTNVCVTACKFCAFYRAPKHKEGWTHPTEEILRRCGEAVELGATQVMLQGGHHPDYGVEYYEELFSSVKKAYPQLAIHSIGPSEILHMAKVSGVSLDEAIARIKAAGLDSIAGAGAEMLPDRPRKAIAPLKESGARWLEVMELAHRQGLESTATMMMGTGETNAERIEHLRMIRDVQDRTGGFRAFIPWTYQPENNHLKGRTQATTLEYLRLIAVARLFFETVPHLQASWLTTGKDVGQLALHMGVDDLGSIMLEENVISSAGARHRSNLHELIGMIRSADRIPAQRDTLYHRLAVHWTPADDPSDDRVVSHFSSIALPGGGAGKPLPLVEVN from the coding sequence GTGACGGTGAGCCGGGAGATCGACGACATCCTGCAGCGCGGCGCGGACGGCGGGCGGATCACGCCCGAGGAGGCCCTGCTGCTCTACACCGAGGCGCCCTTCCACGCGCTTGGCGAGGCGGCGGACGCGGTGCGCCGGCGGCGCTACCCCGACAACATCGTCACGTACCTGATCGATCGCAACATCAACTACACGAACGTCTGCGTGACGGCGTGCAAGTTCTGCGCCTTCTACCGCGCGCCCAAGCACAAGGAGGGGTGGACCCACCCCACCGAGGAGATCCTGCGTCGCTGCGGCGAGGCGGTCGAGCTGGGCGCGACCCAGGTGATGCTCCAGGGCGGCCACCACCCGGACTACGGCGTGGAGTACTACGAGGAGCTCTTCTCCTCGGTCAAGAAGGCGTACCCGCAGCTCGCCATCCACTCGATCGGCCCGAGCGAGATCCTGCACATGGCCAAGGTCTCGGGGGTGAGTCTGGACGAGGCCATCGCCCGGATCAAGGCGGCCGGGCTGGACTCGATCGCCGGCGCCGGCGCCGAGATGCTGCCGGATCGGCCGCGCAAGGCGATCGCCCCGCTGAAGGAGTCCGGCGCGCGGTGGCTGGAGGTCATGGAGCTGGCGCACCGGCAGGGCCTGGAGTCGACCGCGACCATGATGATGGGCACCGGCGAGACGAACGCCGAGCGGATCGAGCACCTGCGGATGATCCGCGACGTGCAGGACCGCACGGGGGGCTTCCGGGCGTTCATCCCGTGGACGTACCAGCCGGAGAACAACCACCTCAAGGGCCGCACCCAGGCGACCACCCTGGAATACCTGCGGCTGATCGCGGTCGCCCGGCTCTTCTTCGAGACGGTGCCGCACCTGCAGGCGTCGTGGCTGACCACCGGCAAGGACGTCGGCCAGCTCGCCCTGCACATGGGCGTGGACGACCTCGGCTCGATCATGCTGGAGGAGAACGTCATCTCCTCGGCCGGCGCCCGCCACCGGTCCAACCTGCACGAGCTGATCGGCATGATCCGCAGCGCCGACCGGATCCCCGCGCAGCGGGACACCCTCTACCACCGGCTCGCGGTGCACTGGACGCCCGCGGACGACCCGAGCGACGACCGGGTCGTCTCGCACTTCTCCTCGATCGCCCTGCCCGGTGGCGGGGCCGGCAAGCCGCTGCCGCTCGTCGAGGTCAACTGA
- the paaE gene encoding 1,2-phenylacetyl-CoA epoxidase subunit PaaE, translating into MTVTITRPVRRRPVFHPLPVAAVDRLTDDAVAITFAVPEELRETFAFSAGQHLTVRLPAGDGLTGSSGAGGEDVRRSYSICSTPQELARHGRLRIGVREIPGGAFSAYACGALRDGDTVEVLPPLGHFTTAFAPDRVRRYGAVVAGSGITPVLSLVATALAVEPVSTFTLVYGNRTANSVMFAEELADLKDRYPTRLHLVHVLSREMGESPLLSGRIDADRLARLLDTIVPGDAIEEWFLCGPYGMVVDAKAVLAARGLPDSAVHTELFHVDAPPEPVRRPADEPGAGAEVTIVLDGRSSSFTMGRDERVLDAALKVRGELPYACKGGVCSTCKAKVVSGEVTMARNYALEPDEVAAGYVLTCQSSPVTDTLTVDYDA; encoded by the coding sequence GTGACTGTCACCATCACCCGCCCGGTCCGTCGCCGGCCGGTCTTCCACCCGCTGCCGGTCGCCGCCGTCGACCGGCTCACCGACGACGCCGTGGCGATCACCTTCGCCGTGCCCGAGGAGCTGCGGGAGACCTTCGCGTTCTCCGCCGGCCAGCACCTCACGGTCCGGCTTCCCGCCGGAGACGGGCTCACCGGCTCCAGCGGTGCCGGCGGGGAGGACGTGCGGCGGTCGTACTCGATCTGCTCGACGCCGCAGGAGCTGGCGCGGCACGGCCGGCTGCGGATCGGGGTGCGGGAGATCCCGGGCGGCGCCTTCTCCGCGTACGCCTGCGGCGCGCTGCGCGACGGCGACACGGTCGAGGTGCTGCCCCCGCTCGGCCACTTCACCACGGCGTTCGCGCCGGACCGGGTCCGCCGCTACGGCGCGGTGGTCGCCGGCTCCGGGATCACGCCGGTGCTCTCGCTGGTCGCGACCGCGCTGGCCGTCGAGCCGGTGAGCACCTTCACCCTGGTGTACGGCAACCGCACCGCGAACTCGGTGATGTTCGCCGAGGAGCTGGCCGACCTGAAGGACCGGTATCCGACCCGGTTGCACCTGGTGCACGTGCTCTCCCGCGAAATGGGCGAGTCGCCGCTGCTCTCCGGGCGGATCGACGCCGACCGCCTGGCCCGCCTGCTGGACACCATCGTCCCCGGCGACGCCATCGAGGAATGGTTCCTCTGCGGCCCGTACGGGATGGTGGTGGACGCCAAGGCGGTGCTCGCCGCACGGGGGCTGCCGGATTCGGCGGTGCACACCGAGCTGTTCCACGTCGACGCCCCGCCGGAGCCGGTCCGCCGCCCGGCCGACGAGCCCGGCGCCGGCGCCGAGGTGACGATCGTGCTGGACGGGCGTTCGTCCAGCTTCACCATGGGGCGGGACGAACGGGTGCTGGACGCCGCGCTGAAGGTCCGCGGCGAGCTGCCGTACGCCTGCAAGGGTGGGGTCTGCTCGACCTGCAAGGCCAAGGTGGTCTCCGGCGAGGTGACCATGGCCCGCAACTACGCGCTGGAGCCGGACGAGGTGGCGGCCGGGTACGTCCTCACCTGCCAGTCCAGCCCGGTGACCGACACCCTGACGGTCGATTACGACGCGTGA
- the paaD gene encoding 1,2-phenylacetyl-CoA epoxidase subunit PaaD: MVTPREVVAAVVDPEIRVITIDELGILRSVDEDPATGRVVVTITPTYTGCPAMDVIRADIRRALAAAGHPDAEIRTVHSPAWSTDWISERGRAKLAAAGIAPPAPVRAGNVVPLTLAVRCPRCGSLDTEQVSRFGSTACKALWRCRSCSEPFDHVKAL; encoded by the coding sequence CTGGTGACTCCGCGGGAGGTCGTGGCGGCGGTGGTGGACCCGGAGATCCGGGTCATCACCATCGACGAGCTCGGCATCCTCCGGTCCGTGGACGAGGACCCGGCCACCGGCCGGGTGGTCGTCACCATCACCCCCACCTACACCGGCTGCCCGGCGATGGACGTGATCCGCGCCGACATCCGCCGGGCGCTGGCCGCCGCCGGCCACCCGGACGCCGAGATCCGTACGGTGCACTCCCCGGCCTGGAGCACGGACTGGATCTCGGAGCGCGGCCGGGCCAAGCTGGCCGCTGCCGGTATCGCCCCGCCCGCGCCGGTCCGGGCGGGGAACGTCGTGCCGCTGACCCTCGCCGTCCGCTGCCCGCGCTGCGGCTCCCTCGACACCGAACAGGTCAGCCGCTTCGGCTCCACCGCGTGCAAGGCGCTGTGGCGTTGCCGCTCCTGCTCCGAACCCTTCGACCATGTGAAGGCGCTGTGA
- the paaC gene encoding 1,2-phenylacetyl-CoA epoxidase subunit PaaC, with translation MTSSFDFTLALGDDALIAAQRLGEWTSRAPEMEEDIALANIALDQLGAARLLLTYAGELEGAGRDEDALAYLRDDREFRNCLLVELPNGDFAVTMAKLFFLAAYQLPGYTALAGCADERLAAIGAKARKESAYHLDHAALWVKRLGDGTEESHRRMQAAVDQVWPYTHELFAPWPGAPVDPATLRADFDTCVDAVLAEATLTRPADGWTPGGGRDGVHTEHLSYLLAEMQVLHRAHPGANW, from the coding sequence GTGACCAGCTCCTTCGACTTCACCCTCGCGCTCGGCGACGACGCGCTGATCGCGGCGCAGCGGCTCGGCGAGTGGACCTCCCGCGCGCCGGAGATGGAGGAGGACATCGCGCTGGCGAACATCGCCCTCGACCAGCTCGGCGCGGCCCGACTCCTGCTCACCTACGCGGGCGAGCTGGAGGGCGCCGGCCGGGACGAGGACGCGCTGGCGTACCTGCGCGACGACCGGGAGTTCCGCAACTGTCTCCTGGTCGAACTGCCCAACGGCGACTTCGCGGTCACCATGGCGAAGCTGTTCTTCCTGGCCGCGTACCAGCTGCCGGGCTACACGGCACTGGCCGGGTGCGCCGACGAGCGGCTCGCCGCGATCGGCGCGAAGGCGCGCAAGGAGTCCGCGTACCACCTGGACCACGCCGCGCTCTGGGTGAAGCGGCTCGGCGACGGCACCGAGGAGTCGCATCGCCGGATGCAGGCCGCGGTGGACCAGGTGTGGCCGTACACTCACGAGCTGTTCGCGCCGTGGCCCGGTGCGCCCGTCGACCCGGCCACCCTGCGGGCCGACTTCGACACATGCGTCGACGCGGTGCTGGCCGAGGCGACGCTGACCCGCCCGGCCGACGGCTGGACGCCGGGCGGCGGCCGGGACGGCGTCCACACCGAACACCTCTCGTACCTGCTGGCCGAGATGCAGGTGCTGCACCGCGCCCACCCGGGAGCAAACTGGTGA
- the paaB gene encoding 1,2-phenylacetyl-CoA epoxidase subunit PaaB, translating to MSERSERTGQASVSDPSPLWEVFVRARRGLSHTHVGSLHAPDAELALRNARDLYTRRQEGVSIWVVPASAITASSPDEKDAFFDPAADKVYRHPTFYEVPDGVAHL from the coding sequence GTGAGCGAGCGCAGCGAGCGAACCGGACAGGCCAGCGTGAGCGATCCGTCGCCGCTCTGGGAGGTCTTCGTGCGGGCCCGGCGCGGGCTGTCGCACACCCATGTCGGCAGCCTGCACGCACCCGACGCGGAGCTGGCCCTGCGCAACGCCCGGGATCTCTACACCCGCCGCCAGGAGGGCGTCTCCATCTGGGTGGTGCCGGCCAGCGCGATCACCGCGTCGAGCCCGGACGAGAAGGACGCCTTCTTCGACCCGGCGGCCGACAAGGTCTACCGGCACCCCACCTTCTACGAAGTGCCGGACGGGGTGGCGCACCTGTGA
- the paaA gene encoding 1,2-phenylacetyl-CoA epoxidase subunit PaaA, with protein sequence MYGNDFAPPEDGPGGGLLGEVEAAEAALREAAARARRGGPAADEDLEAYFADVIAADQKIEPRDWMPEAYRKTLIRQIAQHAHSEIIGMQPEGNWISRAPSLKRKAILLAKVQDEAGHGLYLYAAAETLGVSRDELVELLLTGRQKYSSIFNYPTLTWADVGAIGWLVDGAAIVNQVPLCRCSYGPYARAMIRVCKEESFHQRQGYEILHTLAHGTPAQKAMAQDAVDRWWYPSLAMFGPPDTDSPHSAQSMAWKIKRFSNDELRQRFVDMCVQQAEILGLTLPDPDLRWNEQRQSYDYTQPDYGELMRVIKGDGPCNRQRMAHRRRAHDEGAWVREAAAAYAAKRAGKEKEKVAA encoded by the coding sequence ATGTATGGCAATGACTTCGCCCCGCCGGAGGACGGTCCGGGCGGTGGCCTGCTCGGCGAGGTGGAGGCGGCGGAGGCTGCCCTGCGGGAGGCGGCGGCCCGGGCCCGGCGCGGCGGCCCGGCCGCCGACGAGGACCTCGAGGCGTACTTCGCGGACGTGATCGCCGCCGATCAGAAGATCGAACCGCGCGACTGGATGCCGGAGGCGTACCGGAAGACGCTGATCCGGCAGATCGCCCAGCACGCGCACTCCGAGATCATCGGCATGCAGCCAGAGGGGAACTGGATCAGCCGGGCCCCCTCGCTGAAGCGCAAGGCGATCCTGCTGGCCAAGGTGCAGGACGAGGCCGGCCACGGCCTCTACCTCTACGCGGCGGCCGAGACGCTGGGAGTCAGCCGCGACGAGCTGGTGGAGCTGCTGCTGACCGGGCGGCAGAAGTACAGCTCGATCTTCAACTACCCGACCCTGACCTGGGCGGACGTGGGCGCGATCGGCTGGCTGGTCGACGGCGCGGCGATCGTGAACCAGGTGCCGCTCTGCCGCTGCTCCTACGGCCCGTACGCCCGGGCGATGATCCGGGTCTGCAAGGAGGAGTCGTTCCACCAGCGCCAGGGGTACGAGATCCTGCACACCCTGGCCCACGGCACGCCGGCGCAGAAGGCGATGGCGCAGGACGCGGTGGACCGCTGGTGGTACCCGTCGCTGGCCATGTTCGGCCCGCCGGACACCGACTCGCCCCACTCCGCCCAGTCGATGGCCTGGAAGATCAAGCGCTTCTCCAACGACGAGCTGCGCCAGCGCTTCGTCGACATGTGCGTCCAGCAGGCCGAGATCCTCGGGCTCACCCTGCCCGACCCGGACCTGCGGTGGAACGAGCAGCGGCAGTCGTACGACTACACCCAGCCCGACTACGGCGAGTTGATGCGGGTGATCAAGGGCGACGGGCCGTGCAACCGGCAGCGGATGGCGCACCGGCGCCGCGCCCATGACGAGGGCGCCTGGGTACGCGAGGCCGCCGCGGCGTACGCCGCCAAGCGGGCGGGGAAGGAAAAGGAGAAGGTGGCGGCGTGA
- a CDS encoding menaquinone biosynthetic enzyme MqnA/MqnD family protein — translation MADRIARPRVGHIQFLNCLPIYWGLMRSGALIDVDLHKDSPDRLSAALVAGDLDIGPISHVEYLRHADELLLLPDLAVGSDGPVLSVNVVSTKPLAELDGARVALGSTSRTGVLLARLLLGERYGVRPEYFRCPPDLTQMLLEADAGVLIGDVALRALYEAPRKGLEVTDLGQAWREWTGLPMVFAVWAVRRDFAAAHPGLVKEVHEAFLRSRDLCLAELDQVAEAGARWEPFDAGTLATYFRTLDFSLGERQVAGLREFAGRAAAIGEAPALPAGGPEFFLG, via the coding sequence ATGGCTGACCGCATCGCCCGCCCCCGGGTGGGACACATCCAGTTCCTCAACTGCCTGCCGATCTACTGGGGGCTGATGCGGTCCGGCGCGCTGATCGACGTCGACCTGCACAAGGATTCGCCGGACCGGCTGAGCGCCGCCCTGGTCGCCGGTGACCTGGACATCGGGCCCATCTCGCACGTGGAGTACCTGCGGCACGCCGACGAGCTGCTGCTCCTGCCGGATCTGGCGGTCGGCAGCGACGGTCCGGTGCTCTCGGTCAACGTCGTGTCCACGAAGCCCCTCGCCGAGCTGGACGGTGCGCGGGTCGCGCTCGGCTCGACCTCGCGGACCGGGGTGCTCCTGGCCCGGCTGCTGCTCGGCGAGCGGTACGGCGTGCGGCCGGAGTACTTCCGCTGCCCGCCGGACCTGACCCAGATGCTCCTGGAGGCCGATGCCGGCGTGCTGATCGGCGACGTGGCGCTGCGCGCGCTCTACGAGGCGCCCCGCAAGGGCCTCGAGGTGACCGACCTCGGGCAGGCCTGGCGGGAGTGGACCGGGCTGCCGATGGTGTTCGCCGTCTGGGCGGTCCGTCGTGACTTCGCCGCGGCCCACCCCGGCCTGGTCAAGGAGGTGCACGAGGCGTTCCTGCGCTCGCGTGACCTCTGTCTGGCCGAGCTGGACCAGGTGGCCGAGGCGGGGGCCCGCTGGGAGCCGTTCGACGCAGGGACCCTGGCGACCTACTTCCGCACCCTCGACTTCTCGCTCGGCGAGCGGCAGGTGGCCGGGCTGCGCGAGTTCGCCGGCCGCGCGGCGGCGATCGGCGAGGCGCCCGCCCTCCCGGCCGGCGGCCCCGAGTTCTTCCTCGGCTGA
- a CDS encoding MFS transporter, which produces MSFTTGPSRWSDVWLATAARGISSCGDFLAASALALALQSAGAGGLAVSGLLLAAALPLVALAPLTGRLADRVDSRLLLTITGLAQAATCLALAYAGHPVLVIALVALLATGLAVTQPVLSALVPAMVRAEDFPRAGALNQTAGTLGALAGPALAGVLVGGFGTRVPLLVDAVSYLALVAAGLLIRTRRGGRRSVPASTGGTGLAPAWRLGRDPLLVVMVGSLAAVVAAVGAINVIEVFFIRETLHSSTTVYGLVTGSWTLGIVIGGWLFARVARRLTDDGALLGAGLALLGGCCLAVLASAAVPSAWLLVPIWLAGGVGNGGDNVFNNLLLARRVPEAARGRAYAVFGAAVQGAGMAGYLAGGLLLAVAEPRPLFVGCGVVGLLVVAAAAAPVRRAVRAERGGQVAARGAELATQSPLR; this is translated from the coding sequence ATGTCCTTCACAACTGGTCCGTCGCGCTGGTCGGACGTCTGGCTCGCCACCGCCGCCCGGGGCATCTCCAGCTGCGGGGACTTCCTCGCCGCGAGCGCCCTGGCGCTGGCCCTCCAGTCGGCCGGGGCGGGCGGGCTCGCCGTCTCCGGGCTGCTGCTCGCCGCCGCCCTGCCGCTGGTGGCGCTCGCCCCGCTGACCGGCCGGCTCGCCGACCGGGTGGACAGCCGGCTCCTGCTGACGATCACCGGGCTCGCCCAGGCCGCGACCTGCCTCGCGCTCGCGTACGCCGGGCATCCGGTGCTGGTCATCGCCCTGGTGGCGCTGCTCGCGACCGGCCTCGCGGTGACCCAGCCGGTGCTCTCCGCGCTGGTGCCGGCCATGGTCCGGGCCGAGGACTTCCCCCGGGCCGGCGCGCTCAACCAGACCGCCGGCACGCTGGGCGCGCTCGCCGGCCCGGCGCTGGCCGGGGTGCTGGTCGGCGGGTTCGGCACCCGGGTGCCGCTGCTCGTCGACGCCGTCAGCTACCTCGCGCTGGTGGCGGCCGGGCTGCTCATCCGTACCCGTCGGGGCGGGCGACGGTCGGTGCCCGCGTCGACCGGCGGCACCGGCCTGGCGCCGGCCTGGCGGCTGGGCCGCGACCCGTTGCTGGTCGTCATGGTCGGCAGCCTCGCCGCGGTGGTCGCCGCGGTCGGCGCGATCAACGTGATCGAGGTGTTCTTCATCCGGGAGACCCTGCACAGCTCCACCACCGTGTACGGCCTGGTGACCGGCTCCTGGACGCTCGGCATCGTGATCGGCGGCTGGCTCTTCGCCCGGGTCGCCCGGCGGCTCACCGACGACGGCGCGCTGCTCGGGGCCGGGCTGGCCCTGCTCGGCGGCTGCTGCCTGGCGGTCCTGGCCTCGGCGGCGGTGCCGTCCGCGTGGCTGCTCGTGCCGATCTGGCTGGCCGGCGGCGTGGGCAACGGCGGCGACAACGTCTTCAACAACCTGCTGCTGGCCCGGCGGGTCCCCGAGGCGGCCCGGGGCCGGGCGTACGCGGTCTTCGGGGCGGCGGTCCAGGGCGCCGGGATGGCCGGCTACCTGGCCGGCGGGCTGCTGCTGGCGGTGGCCGAGCCCCGGCCGCTCTTCGTCGGCTGCGGGGTGGTCGGCCTGCTCGTGGTCGCCGCGGCGGCAGCACCCGTGCGGCGGGCGGTACGCGCCGAACGGGGTGGGCAGGTGGCCGCGCGGGGTGCGGAGTTGGCCACTCAGTCGCCCCTCCGGTGA